One segment of Leucoraja erinacea ecotype New England unplaced genomic scaffold, Leri_hhj_1 Leri_632S, whole genome shotgun sequence DNA contains the following:
- the LOC129694346 gene encoding D(2) dopamine receptor-like gives LSDTRNDATCLIHHPEFVVYSSIFSFFIPFIITLLVYVQIYVVLRKRRKRVNTKRSSRFESEIQAPLKDKCTHPEDVKLCTVIVKSNGSFPTNKRKVVSVYNLTMALTLCSHSQPPELQTAGTYIVNYTLVWVTQCQLQGLANCLFWFSCITIS, from the exons CTCTCAGACACCAGGAATGATGCCACCTGTCTTATTCACCATCCCGAATTTGTGGTCTACTCGTCCATTTTCTCCTTCTTCATTCCCTTCATCATCACGCTGTTGGTGTACGTGCAGATTTACGTGGTGCTGCGTAAAAGGAGAAAACGAGTGAACACCAAGAGAAGCAGCAGGTTTGAGTCGGAAATCCAGGCACCATTAAAG GATAAGTGCACCCATCCAGAAGATGTGAAGCTTTGTACAGTCATTGTGAAATCAAATGGGAGTTTCCCCACCAATAAGAGGAAAGTGGTGAGTGTCTATAATTTGACCATGGCGTTGACTTTGTGTAGCCACTCCCAGCCACCAGAGCTGCAAACAGCTGGAACTTATATTGTTAATTACACATTAGTATGGGTCACCCAGTGCCAACTTCAGGGACTCGCCAACTGCTTGTTTTGGTTCTCCTGCATCACAATAAGCTAA